Proteins encoded in a region of the Marinococcus sp. PL1-022 genome:
- a CDS encoding D-glycerate dehydrogenase encodes MTKPHVFVTRPMPHWLTEKLEQEAVVDVWDKNEAVPEEELVRRTAEADGLFCTVSEPVTRNVIEQAPRLKIIATMAVGYNNIDLEAAEEKGVKVAHTPGILTETTADLTFALLMTAARRLPEAMDTIRQNEWGSWAPFAFTGQDIYGATLGIIGMGRIGEAVAKRAGGFDMNILYHNRSRKREAEERTGAVYAELNELLEQADFICVLAPATPETEKLINAEAFRKMKKSAVFINTSRGTTVDEQALVDALREGEIFSAGLDVFENEPIGADHPLLSLSNVVVLPHIGSASEKTRREMADMTADHILQGLQGLPLTHEVPGK; translated from the coding sequence ATGACAAAGCCACATGTTTTTGTTACAAGACCAATGCCTCACTGGCTGACGGAAAAGCTCGAACAGGAAGCTGTGGTGGACGTGTGGGATAAAAACGAAGCGGTTCCCGAGGAGGAGTTAGTCCGGAGAACAGCGGAAGCAGATGGGTTGTTCTGTACTGTATCGGAGCCGGTGACGAGAAACGTTATTGAACAGGCGCCGCGGTTAAAAATAATAGCAACAATGGCAGTTGGATATAATAACATTGATCTGGAAGCGGCAGAGGAAAAGGGGGTTAAGGTGGCCCATACTCCCGGCATACTGACAGAAACGACAGCGGATCTCACTTTTGCTTTACTGATGACCGCAGCACGAAGGCTGCCGGAGGCCATGGACACTATCCGGCAGAATGAATGGGGGTCCTGGGCGCCGTTTGCATTTACAGGACAGGATATTTATGGTGCAACCCTGGGTATTATCGGCATGGGGCGTATCGGGGAAGCCGTGGCTAAAAGGGCTGGCGGTTTTGATATGAACATACTTTACCATAATCGTTCGCGGAAGCGGGAAGCGGAAGAACGGACGGGCGCTGTATACGCGGAGCTGAATGAACTTTTGGAGCAGGCTGACTTTATCTGCGTGCTGGCACCGGCCACCCCGGAAACAGAAAAGCTGATAAACGCGGAAGCTTTTCGTAAAATGAAAAAATCAGCTGTGTTTATTAATACCTCAAGAGGCACGACTGTAGATGAGCAGGCGCTTGTGGATGCGCTTCGGGAAGGAGAGATTTTCAGCGCCGGTCTTGATGTGTTTGAAAATGAACCTATCGGTGCAGACCATCCTCTCCTCAGCCTGTCCAATGTTGTGGTGCTCCCGCATATCGGCAGCGCCAGCGAAAAAACGCGCCGGGAGATGGCGGACATGACTGCAGATCATATTTTACAGGGGCTCCAGGGTCTTCCGCTCACGCATGAAGTGCCCGGAAAATAA
- a CDS encoding sodium:alanine symporter family protein — translation MSGFMNSVEELLTTISGIVWGPPFLILILGTGIFLTVRLGFLQFSTLPYALKLAFSKQDKKSEGDISHFQSLMTALAATVGTGNIAGVATAVVIGGPGAVFWMWISALFGMATKYGEAILAVKYRVQDERGRMAGGPMYYIEKGLGWKWLAVLFAVFAAIAAFGIGNTVQSNSVADVLDSNWNVPTWITGIALSILTGVVILGGIKSIGRVVSFIVPVMAVFYVVGGLIVIFGNLDLVPAAVGSIVSDAFTGQAAAGGAVGVVIQYGVARGVFSNEAGLGSAPIAAAAARTDYPGRQALVSMTQVFIDTIIICSITGISLVMGQSFVSGDLDGAPLTAATFEHFLGPAGSIIVSVGLIFFAYSTILGWSYYGERCIYYLFKTYRAVFAYRVVFVIAVFFGAVVQFGIVWSLADTMNGLMAAPNLIALLGLSGVITAETVRFRKRMKEEKNGTATWNKS, via the coding sequence ATGTCAGGTTTTATGAACAGCGTTGAAGAATTACTTACCACCATCAGCGGCATTGTGTGGGGCCCTCCATTTTTAATTCTTATTTTGGGGACAGGTATCTTTTTAACAGTTCGTTTAGGGTTTTTGCAATTTTCTACTCTTCCTTATGCCTTAAAGCTTGCCTTTTCCAAGCAGGACAAAAAATCAGAGGGGGACATCTCCCACTTTCAATCGCTGATGACCGCTCTGGCTGCGACTGTCGGGACCGGTAACATCGCAGGCGTTGCTACAGCTGTGGTGATCGGCGGCCCGGGTGCTGTCTTCTGGATGTGGATCAGTGCACTATTTGGAATGGCTACAAAATACGGGGAAGCTATTCTGGCTGTGAAGTACCGGGTTCAGGATGAACGCGGCCGCATGGCCGGCGGACCGATGTACTACATAGAAAAAGGGCTCGGATGGAAATGGCTGGCCGTCCTGTTTGCCGTATTTGCTGCAATTGCCGCATTTGGGATCGGCAACACTGTCCAATCCAACTCTGTTGCCGATGTGCTGGACTCCAACTGGAATGTGCCTACCTGGATCACCGGTATTGCGCTCAGTATTTTAACCGGGGTTGTGATTCTTGGCGGCATCAAATCGATTGGCCGGGTCGTTTCATTTATTGTTCCGGTTATGGCTGTCTTTTATGTGGTCGGTGGCCTGATTGTTATTTTTGGCAATCTGGATCTCGTTCCGGCCGCAGTCGGCTCCATCGTTTCCGATGCATTCACCGGCCAGGCCGCAGCCGGCGGAGCCGTTGGGGTTGTGATTCAGTACGGAGTGGCACGCGGTGTTTTCTCCAACGAAGCAGGACTTGGCTCCGCCCCAATTGCGGCAGCTGCTGCGCGTACCGATTACCCGGGGCGGCAGGCGCTCGTCTCCATGACTCAGGTTTTTATTGATACAATCATTATTTGCTCCATTACCGGTATTTCTCTTGTGATGGGCCAAAGCTTTGTAAGCGGTGATTTAGACGGAGCTCCGCTGACTGCCGCCACATTTGAACACTTCCTGGGACCTGCAGGAAGCATTATTGTATCTGTAGGACTCATTTTCTTCGCCTATTCTACTATTCTGGGCTGGTCCTACTACGGAGAACGCTGTATTTATTACCTTTTCAAAACGTATAGGGCTGTTTTTGCCTACCGCGTCGTTTTCGTTATCGCTGTATTCTTTGGCGCTGTGGTTCAGTTCGGAATTGTCTGGTCACTTGCAGACACGATGAACGGCCTGATGGCAGCTCCAAACCTGATCGCCCTCCTGGGGCTTTCCGGAGTCATCACCGCGGAAACAGTTCGCTTCCGCAAGCGAATGAAGGAAGAAAAAAATGGTACAGCTACCTGGAACAAGTCATAA